GGCTGCGAGTCGGCCACGAAGCCGGCCACGAAAAAGTCGTGCTTGTCGGCGGCCCACAGCAGGGGCGCGGCCACGGTCACTTCTTCGGGCTTTTCGCTGGCTTCGGCCAGGGCGTTGTGGTCGCCGGTGGCCTGGTAGTGGTTGATGGTGGTGTGGTTGCGGTTCTGCTTGAGGTCCTGCTCAGTCTGGCGCACGTGGTCCACGAAGCTGAATTTCAGCGGCTCCTGCACCGGCACGCCGGCCAGCTTCAGGTTGTATTTCACCTCGAAGCCAGTTTTGGGCAGCGTGTAGGTTTGCGTCACGGTGCCGCCGCCCACGGCCGCGCGGAACGTCAGCTGCTGCCCGCCGTCGGGGGTAGTAGTCGGCGCATCGGCCTGAAAATTCAGCCCCGCGAAGTCCACTTTTTGCCCGCCCGTAGTAGTGAGCGTAGTATTGTAGCGGGCGCTCTGGGCATCAAACAAATTCAGCGGCTTGCCAAAAAACGTCTTGTAACCGTTCAGCCGCACGGCGGTTACGCGCCCGCCCTGCGTCGAAAAGAGGAGCGTTAGCTCGGGATTTTTCAACTCGATGCCGCGCACCGGCCCGGCCGCTGAGTCCAGCTTGACATCGGGCGCGAGGGCGGGGGTAGGGGCGGTGGCCGACGCGGGCGTGGCGGCGGTAGTGGGGGCTTGCGCCTTGTTTTTCTCCGGCTCCGCTTTAGGCGAGAAGAAAAACAAGTAAATCAGGAGCAAGGCCGAAATGAGAAAGAGGCCAGTCGCTTGGTTGCGGTCCATTTAATCCTAAAAAAAATACGAAACGCAAAGGTACGGCGGGGCGGGGGCCGATGCTGAGAAACGTTTGTCCTGGTGAGCACCGCGCGGCAATCGCCTCAGAACGAGTCGTGCGGGTGTCATTCTGGGACGATTGCCGCGCCGCGCTCGCCAGGACAAACGATTTTACAGTCCTTTCTTACGCTGAATGGCGGCCTTCACGAAGCGCACAAACAGCGGGTGCGGGTTTTCCACGGTGCTCTTTAGCTCGGGGTGGAACTGCCCGCCCACGAACCACGGATGCACCGTTTTGGGCAGCTCAATCACTTCCACCAAGCCCGTGGCCGGGTTGATGCCCGAAGCCGACATGCCCGCTTCTTCGAAACGCGCTAAGTACTCATTATTAAACTCATAGCGGTGGCGGTGGCGCTCGCTGATGGTGTTGCGGCCGTAGGCTTTGGCGGCCCTGGAGCCACGCTTCAGCTCGCAGGCGTAGGCCCCGAGGCGCATGGTGCCGCCCTTTTGGGTGATGTCCTTCTGGTCGGCCATGAGGGCGATTACCGGGTCGGGCGTGAGCGGGTTCATCTCCGTCGAACTGGCATCAGGCAGGCCCAGCACGTGCCGGGCGTATTCCACCACGGCTACCTGCATCCCGAGGCAAATACCGAAAAACGGGATGCCGTTTTCGCGCACGTAGCGCACGGCCGCCACCTTTCCCTCAAAGCCCCGCTCGCCAAAGCCGGGGGCCACCAGCACGCCGTCGCAGCCTTCGAGCTGCTGCACGGCGTTTTCGGGGGTCAGAAATTCGCTCTGAATAGTGCGCACCTTCACTTTGCATTCGTTAGCCGCTCCGGCGTGAATAAATGCCTCAATGATAGACTTGTACGCGTCGGGCAGCTCCACATACTTGCCCACCAGCGCGATGGTTACTTCCTCGGTCGGGTTCTTGAGGCGGCCCAGAAACTCTTTCCACTCCTCCAGGTCAGGCGGGTGCCCGCCGTTGAGGCGCAGCTTGGCAATCACGCGGGCGTCCAGCTCCTCCTTCAGCATGAGCAGCGGCACCGAGTAGATGCTGTCGGCATCGAGACTTTCGATAACGGAGTTGATTTTGACGTTGCAGAAGAGCGCGATTTTGCTGCGCATCTCGGCCGGAATCGGGTGCTCGGAGCGGCACACCAGAATGTCGGGCTGCAGGCCCGCCTCGCGCAAGTCCCTGACCGAGTGCTGGGTAGGCTTGGTTTTCAGCTCGCCGGCCGCCGCCAGGTAGGGTAGCAGGGTGAGGTGAATCACGAGCGAATCGTGGGGCGGCAGCTCCCAGCGCAGCTGGCGCACGGCCTCCACAAAGGGCAGGCTCTCAATGTCGCCGATGCAGCCGCCAATCTCGGTTATTACCACGTCGAACTCGCCTTTTTGGCCCAGCAGCAGCATCCGGCGCTTAATCTCGTCGGTGATATGCGGAATTACCTGCACCGTTTTGCCTAGAAACGCGCCCTCGCGCTCGCGCCGAATCACGGTGTCGTAGATGCGGCCGGTGGTCACGTTGTTAGCTTGCGAGGTCGGCGCGTTCAGGAAGCGCTCGTAGTGGCCCAGGTCGAGGTCGGTTTCGGCCCCGTCGTCGGTCACGTAGCATTCGCCGTGCTCATAAGGATTGAGCGTGCCGGGGTCAATGTTAATATATGGGTCGAATTTTTGAATTGTGACGCGGAACCCCCT
The genomic region above belongs to Hymenobacter psoromatis and contains:
- a CDS encoding CTP synthase produces the protein MPERNSTPSASAAKYIFVTGGVTSSLGKGIISASLAKLLQARGFRVTIQKFDPYINIDPGTLNPYEHGECYVTDDGAETDLDLGHYERFLNAPTSQANNVTTGRIYDTVIRREREGAFLGKTVQVIPHITDEIKRRMLLLGQKGEFDVVITEIGGCIGDIESLPFVEAVRQLRWELPPHDSLVIHLTLLPYLAAAGELKTKPTQHSVRDLREAGLQPDILVCRSEHPIPAEMRSKIALFCNVKINSVIESLDADSIYSVPLLMLKEELDARVIAKLRLNGGHPPDLEEWKEFLGRLKNPTEEVTIALVGKYVELPDAYKSIIEAFIHAGAANECKVKVRTIQSEFLTPENAVQQLEGCDGVLVAPGFGERGFEGKVAAVRYVRENGIPFFGICLGMQVAVVEYARHVLGLPDASSTEMNPLTPDPVIALMADQKDITQKGGTMRLGAYACELKRGSRAAKAYGRNTISERHRHRYEFNNEYLARFEEAGMSASGINPATGLVEVIELPKTVHPWFVGGQFHPELKSTVENPHPLFVRFVKAAIQRKKGL